The DNA window CGAATGTTCCTGTGGTCACAAACGCGATGTATGGGATTCCGGCGGCATCCGCTACAAGGCGGCAGGGGAACCCAGGCGACTCGGCTACTGCCCCGCCTGCCGCAGGTCCACGATGCAAAGGATTCGTAAGAAGACGGAAGCCGAGAAGCGAGAGATACCTTGATGAAGTGGCCGAACAAGATCACTGGAGCGAACGCGGGCGGGTTGCGTCAGTTTCCAATTCAAGACGCCTCTGGCCGCCCGCGTCGGTCCGTTCTGGCGTCAGGCCGCTTCGCAGCACATGACTAATCGAACTCTGGCACAAACTGCAGTGACTCTCACGTTGGCGTCCATTGTATTTACGCTCAGTGTGTGGGGTTGGATTCTCACTCGCCCCGCGGGCACATTCCATGACCAAGGCGGCTTGGCCATCACGATATTCTATTTTCCTGCCACGTTTGGCGCTTGGCTCGTGTGTGGGTTGACATCGATTGCACTCCGTCGCCGAAGAACCGAAGCCGAATCCGAAGTTGATCTTGCTCGGGCCGGAAACTTGCGCGGGCTAGTATTTGGCTTGATTGCATTGGGGTTACTCTTATCGATTGGCACATTGTTCATCGCATGACAACGCGGCCTAACCATTCGCTGCATCTAACGGCTTCTCCGCGGTGCGTTCGGGCGGCGGAGCGGGTTCTTGGGCGTCCTCGGTATTCTGACTGACGCCGGGGCGCTTTGGTGGCTGTTGCAGGGCAGGGTGGAGCGGTTTCCGCAACTGCGGGAGGGATCGAGTGCCCGTTCAGGGCCGGTTTGAGGCTCAGAGTGCCGTTTTTGTATCGCACATCCTGCAAGGCGTGACGAACAGGAGTCGGGGTAACGGGAACTTCTGGATATCTGCCTCGCATGGCTGGTGTGCTGGCGCGCACAGCAATCGCCTTACAAGAAGGAAAGCAACACGGTGAAGATCACGCGGCGGGCCAGCTAGGCGCATTGCTGTGGGGAGGGGAGCGACGGGCTTGGATGCGGCATGCGGCATGCGGATCGTGGGGCGATCACTCGCGGACGAGCCATTCGAGGATGTGCCCGCGGACGAAGATCCACACGACGGCGGCGAGTGCGATGTAGGGGCCGTAGGGCAGTTTGCTGGACCATTCCTGGCGGCGCAGGAGGATGAGCGTCACGCCCACGATGGAGCCGATGACGGAGCTGAGCATCAGGCAGAAGATCACGGCCTTGGGGCCGAGGAACGCTCCGATGGCGGCCATGAACTTCACGTCGCCAAAGCCCATCGCCTCGCGCGGCAGTTCGACTTGCCCCGTGGTCGCCTCGAGGTGGAGCACGGTCTCGGGGTCGAAGGTGTCCGCGCCGATGTGCAGCCGGTCCTGCCGCAGGGCGACGTCCACGTTCCAGTAGCAGCGGTCCACCATTTCGAGGGTGCGGGCGCGGAAGCGGACGGCGTCGCTTTTGCGGTAGAAGAGTTCCTCGTAGGGGACTTCTTGGGCGGGCAGGTGCAGGGAGGATTCGCCGAAGAGGATGCGCTGGTCGCCCTGCCAGCCGATGTGTTGCCGGCCGAAGAAGAGTTTTCCGAGGCGCAGGATGGCGTAGATGATGCCGGCGCCGACGCCGATGCCGAGGGCGCTGCTTTTCATGGCCTCGGCGGTGTGTTCGAGCATGTGCATGCCGGGGACGAAGGCGGAGAGGATGAACCCGGCGGCCATGCCGCCGAAGGTGATTTCGTCGGGGATGATATAGTGCTCGAAGTCGATGAAGGTGGCGGCGATGAGGCCGGCGATGAGCACGCTGGAGACGACGGCGATCCACGGCGCGGCGGGGCCGAAAGCGATCCAGGTGGCGGCGAAGAGGACGGCGGTGAGGAGTTCGACGAGCATGTAGCGGGCGCTGATGGGGGACTGGCAATTGGCGCATCGGCCGCCGAGCGCGAGCCAGGACCACAGCGGGATGTTCTGGTGCCACGGGATCGCGTAACCGCAGCCGGGGCAGTGCGAGCCGGGGAACACGAGGCTTTCGCCCCGGGGCATCCGGTGGATGCAGACGTTGAGGAAGCTGCCGACGATCGCGCCGAAGACGAAGAACACGGCGGCCCAGAAGGGCTTGGGCAACGCGACGAATGGGCTGGCGTCAGTCACGGGGAAACGCGGGACGCGGCTTGCGAATGGCGCATCGCGGAGAGTTCAAGGGCGCGTGTGCCGGGCAGCCCCGTGCCGCCTTGCGCGAGCGGGAATGTCCGCAGGTCAGCTTCCATACACCTGTTCCTTGAGCGCGCGGCGCATGGGGTCCAGCGGGGAGGGGCGGCCGGTCCAGATTTCGAGGGCGCGAGCGCCTTGGTGGAGGAGCATGCCGAAGCCGTTGGCGACGCGGCAGCCGGCGGCCTTGGCGGCGGCGAGCAGGGGCGTCTCGGCGGGGGTGTAAATCATGTCGTAAACGGCGCGCGCGCGCGACACGCGGAATGTTGTGACGTCGAGCGGCATGGCGTCCACCATCCGCAGGCCGAGGGAGGTGGCGTTGATGAGGAGGTCCACGGGGCCGGGCGGGTAACCGGTGGCGACGGTGGTCTGCGGAAAACGCTGGCGGATTTCGGCGGCGAGTTCCTCGGCCTTGGATGCGGTGCGGTTGGCGATGAAGAGCTCGGCGGCGCCGTCGGCGGCGAGTTTCACGGCGGCGGCGCGGCCCGCGCCACCGGCGCCGAGCAGGAGCACGCGGGAGCCGCGGGGTTCGCAGTGGAGGTCTTCCTTCAAGGAACGGGTGAGCGCGTCGGCGTCGGTGTTGAAGCCGTGGCTGCGCAGCGTGGTGAGGTCATCGGCGGCGACTTCGGACAACGACATCCAGCGGCCATCAGCGCCGAGCGCCTCGAAGCGGATGGTGTTGACCGCGCCCCACATCTTGGCGGATTCGTCGAGCACATCCACCATGCCGAGGGCGAGCAACTTGTGGGGGAGGGTGAGGTTCAGACCGATGAAGCGCATGGCCTTGGCGCCCTCGATGGCGGCGGCGAGGTGGTCGGGATGGACTTCGCAGGCGAGGTAGCGCCAGTTCAAGCCGAGCGCGGCAAGGCCGGCGTTTTGCATCGCGGGCGAGGCCGAGTGGCGCACCGGATGGCCGAAGACCGCGCAGAAACGCGTCGTGGCGCGCAAGGGAGTCAAGAAGGGACCGGCCACGCCGCAGAGCATAAGTCCACGTTCGCCAAACATGAACCGGAAAGTGCGGGGATTTCGCGGGAGAGTGAACGCGCGGCCTGCGCGCGGACCTCATCGCTTGCATGAGCGTGCGGACTCTGCAAGACTCCGAAAGCCAGCACGAAGACGACCGGAACATGATTCCAGCATTGAACTCCTCGCGTCGCGCTCCGCCGCGCGCCTGGCTTTGGCTGGTCCCGGCAGTCTTCGCCGTGTGCGCGCGGGCCGACGAGAAGTATCGTCCGGCACCGGCGCCAATCCCGGCGATTCTGGATTCCCCGGCCCCGCCGATCGTCGCGCTTGGGCCGGGCCGGGATCGCATGCTTTTGTTGCAGCGCGTGCGGCACCCCTCGCTCGTGGAGGTCGCGGCGCCGTGGAAGGGTCTTGCGGGATTGCGCATCAACCCGCTCAACAACGGCCCTGTGGCGACGCACCGCGCGGTCTCGCTCACGCTCAAGACCATCGCCGACGGCCGCGAACGAAAGGTCATCCTGCCGCCCAACTCGCGCCTGTCGCTTCCCGTGTGGTCGCCGGACGGGACGCAGTTTGCCTTCCTGCGATTTGGGACGCGTGAAGTCGAGCTGTGGGCCGGCGAAGTTTCGACGGGCGCCGCGCGGCGGGTCAAAGGTGTGGTTGTGAACGCGGCACACGGCGAATCGTTCCAATGGATGCCGGACAGCCAGCACATCCTCACGCAGACGATCCCGGCCACGCGCGAGAAGACCCCGCCCGCCGAGCCCAAGGTGCCCGCAGGGCCCGCGGTGCAGGAGGCAGCAGGCAAGCTCGCGCCCGTGCGGACGTTCCAGGACCTGCTCGCGAGCGCGCACGACGAGGAACTTTTCCGCTACTTCTGCACCGCGCAGCTCGCCGTCGTCAACGTGAAGACCGCGGCGATCACGCCGCTCGGCAAGCCGGGGATTTACAGCTCGTTCGAGCCGTCGCCCGACGGCCAGCACGTGCTGGTGTCGCGCTTGCGCAGACCGTTCTCGTATCAACTCCCGGCGTCGGCGTTCCCGCGTTCGGTCGAAGTGTGGGACCGGACCGGGCGCCTCGAGCACCTGCTGGCGAACCTCCCGCTTGCGGAGGAAGTGCCCATCGGTGGCGTGCTGCCCGGTCCCCGGCATTACCACTGGCGGCCGACCGCGCCCGCGACGCTCGTATGGGTCGAAGCGCTCGACGGCGGCGACCCGCGCAAGCGCGTGCCGCATCGCGACCGCGTGCTGGCGTTGAAGGCGCCGTTCACCGCAGACCCGGCAGAACTCGCAAAAACCGAGACGCGCTTCAACGGCCTGATTTGGGGGCAGCGGAACTACGTGGCGTTGCTGCGCGAATACTCCGCGTCGCGCCGTTGGACGAAGACCTGGCTGCTCAATCCCGACGATCCCGACGAGGAACCGCGGCTGCTCTGGAACCTCTCCTCGCAGGATCGCTACAAGGATCCCGGCTCGCCGTTGCTCCGGCCACTGCCCTCGGGCCACCGTGTGATGCGCGTCCACGAGAACTGCATTTACCTGATCGGCTCCGGTGCATCGCCCGAGGGCGAGCGCCCGTTCCTCGACCGACTCGACCTCAAGAGCCTGCAAACCGAGCGGCTGTTCCAGTGCGACGACTTGCACCACGAAACCGTGGTGGCGCTCGTGGCGGACGATGCCTCGAAGGTCATCACGCGCCGCGAGTCGCCGGGGAACCCGCCGAACTATTTTCTGCGGACTCTTCCCGGCACGAACGCGCTCGCGCTGACCGCGTTTCCTGATCCCGCCCCGCAGTTGCGGGGTATCCGCAAGCAGATCGTCACCTATCAACGGGCGGACGGCGTGCCGCTGTCCTTCACGCTCTACCTGCCGCCGGATTACAAGCCCGGCACGCGCATGCCCACCGTGGTGTGGGCGTATCCGCGCGAGTTCAGCGACGCCGACACGGCTGGACAGGTCTCCGGCACGGCCAATCGCTTCACCACGTTCAGCGGCATCTCGCATCTCTTCCTGCTCACGCAAGGCTATGTGGTGCTCGACGGCGTCTCGATGCCGGTCGTCGGGAAGGACAAAACGGCGAATGACACGTTCGTCGAGCAGGTCGTGGCCAGCGCCAAGGCCGCCGTGGACAAGGCGGTCGAACTCGGCGTCACCGACCCCGACCGCATCGGCGTCGGCGGGCACAGTTACGGCGCGTTCATGACGGCGAACCTGCTGGCGCACTCGGACCTCTTCCGCGCGGGCATCGCGCGCAGCGGCGCCTACAACCGCACGCTCACGCCGTTCGGATTCCAGAACGAGCGCCGCACACTTTGGGAATCGCCGGAAGTTTACCTGAAGATGTCACCCTTCATGCACGCCGACAAAGTCAACGAACCGCTGCTGCTCATCCACGGGCAGGATGACAACAATCCCGGCACCTTCCCCGTGCAGAGCGAGCGACTCTTCCAAGCCGTGAAAGGCCACGGCGGGGTCGCGCGGCTTGTCCTGCTCCCGTTCGAATCGCACAACTACGAGGCGCGCGAATCGGTCGAGCACACCCTTGCGGAGATGACCGCGTGGTTCGACAAGCACGTGAAGAACGCCGCGCCGAGGGCACCCGCCGCAACGGAGCCCACGCCGGGGCGGATTGACTGATGCGTTTCGAGCGGCCTCGCCGCCGCGCTGGACAAGCCGCCGTTCCGCATTAGACTGCGCCCGTTTCCGGAAGCACACCACACATCGAACGCCCAACCCGAACCCGAACATGAGCCACATCATCCTTCCTCAACCGGCCGCGCCACTGACACGCCGCGGGTTTCTGAAATCCACCTCCGCCGCCGCGGGCGCCGCCGCCCTCACCACAATGCCCGTCGAGCGCTTCGCCCACGCGGCATCGCCGGGTGACACCATCAAGGTCGCCCTCATCGGCATGGGCGGGCGCGGGTCCGGCGCGGCCGACCAGGCCTTGAGGACCGGCGAGAGCGTCAAGCTCGTCGCCGTGGCGGACGTTCACGAGGACCGCATGAAGGGCAGCCTTGCCGGCCTCCAACGCAGCCACAAGGACAAGGTCCAGGTGAAGGACGAGAACCAGTTCCTCGGCTTCGACGCCTACAAGAAAGCCATCGCGCTTGCCGACCTCGTCATTCTCGCGACGCCGCCGGGATTTCGCCCGATGCAATTCGAGGAGGCCGTCCGGCAGGGCAAGCACGTCTTCATGGAGAAGCCCGTGTGCGTGGACGCGCCCGGCTTTCGAAAGGTCATGGCCGCCGCGCAGGAGGCGAAGCAGAAAAAACTCAAGGTCGGCGTCGGCCTGCAGCGGCATCACCAACTTGGCTACCTCGAGACGATGAAGCGCCTTCACGACGGCCAGATTGGCGACATTGTCGCCATGCGCGCCTACTGGAACGGCAACACGCCGTGGGTCAAGCCCCGCAGCGTCAGGATCGGCAACGACCGGCCCCTCGAGGAAATCTACGGCCGCAAGCTCACTGAAATGGAATATCAACTCCGCAACTGGTATTACTTCGTGTGGCTTTGCGGCGACCACATCTGCGAGCAGCACATCCACAACCTCGACGTCATCAACTGGGTCAAGAAGGGCCACCCCGTCCGCGCCCGCGGCAACGGCGGTTGCGAAACGCGCAAGGGCAAGGACTACGGCGAGATCTTCGACCACCACGTCGTCGAGTATTTCTACGAGGATGGCTCGGTGTGCTTCAGCCAGTGCCGCCACCAATTGGGTTGCTGGAACGAAGTCGGCGAATACGCCATCGGCACGAAGGGCCGAAGCGACATCCACCGGCACATCATCCTCGGCCAGAACCCGTGGCGCCATCAGGGCGGCGGCAAGGACGCCTACCAGCAGGAGCACGACGACCTCTTCGACGCGATTCGAAACGACAAGCCCTTCAACGAAGCCGAATACGGGGCCGTCAGCTCGATGACCGCCGTGCTCGGCCGCATGGCCACCTACTCTGGCAAGGAAATCACGTGGGACGCGGCCGTCGCTTCGGACATCGACACGATGGTGCCCGGCATCGACAAGGTGTCGTTCGCCGACGCGCTCAAGTTGAACCCGCCCACGATGCCCCTGCCCGAAGGCGGCTACCCGTTGCCCGTGCCCGGCCGGACGGATGTGTTGCGCGCCCCCAAGCCCGCGGCGACGAAGTCGGCGTAGCGTCTGGCTGCCCCCGAAGTCTCGTGGAACAAGCCCGCGTTCCGGAAGGAGCGCGGGCTTTTCCTCTCACTTCCACGCGCGATACCTCGCGAAGCCGGGCGACTCTGCGGTTTCAATGCGGTCCAAGGGCTTCCGCACGATGCGCGCCTCCGCGCCGGAAGTTCGCGCGACCAGCTTCAATCCCGCCACCGGCCCGAGCACGCTGACGGCGGTCGAGAGACTGTCCGCGCGCATTGCATCCGGCGCGATGACAAACACGAGGCTGTGGTCCGTGAGCCCGATGCCCGTGCGCGGGTCCACGATGTGCGAATAGCGCCTCCCGCTGATTTCGACGTGCTGGAACAAATCGCCCGACGTCGCAAAACCGCAGTCTTCCAGTTCGATGAACTCCGTCGCGGGCGCGCCCGGGGCGTCATGCGCGGCAAGTTCCACCCGCCACCCGCTCCGGCCCGGCGGGGCGTCGCCCACCGCCATGTCACCGCCGCCCGAGACGAGCGCGCGAGTCACGCCGTGCGCGCGCAACGCCTTCATCGCCTCATCGGCCGCAAACCCCTTGGCGATGCCGCCGAGGTCGAGCCGCATGCCGGGCGTCACAAGCCGGGCGCCGCGCGGCTTGTCCGCGAGCGAGAGTTTTGCAAAGCCCGTGGCGCGGCGCGCCTCTTCGAGCTTGGCGGGTTCGGGCAAGGCTCGCTGGCGCCGCGCCCGTCGCCAGAGGTGCACGAGCGGTCCGCACGTCACGTCGAACGCGCCATCACTCGCCCGCGCCACGCGCTGCGCGCGGTCGAGCACGCGCCACAAATCCTCGCTGATCCTCACCAATGTCCCCGAGCCGCTGCTGCGCGACAGCCGCGAGAGCTCGCTGTCCTCCTCGTAATCGCTCAGGGCCGCGTTGATCTGCGCGATGCGGTCGAAGGCGGCCCGGACGGCCGTGAGCGCGTGCGGCTCGTCGCTCGCATACAGGACGATGCGGAACGGCACGCCCATCTGCGGCTGCTCATACTCGTGGCGCACCAGCCGCGGTGATTGGCTGGCGAAGCAAGCACCCGCGCCGCCCGCGCCGAGGAGTGCGATGAAGGCGCGGCGTCTCACAGTTTGCGATGGTCGGTCGACACCGCGGGGATGTCCGGCGGCGCCTCGAGGAGCAGGCGCTTCAAATCGGACACGAAGTCGCGCACGTCCTGCTCCGTGGTGTCCCACGCGCACATGAGCCGGCAACCGCCTTGTCCGATGAAGGTGTAGAATTTCCAACCCGCCTTGCGCAGCGCGGCGATGACGAACGGCGGCAGGTCGGCGAAGACCGCGTTGGCCTGGCGCGGAAAGAGAATCCTCACCTCGGCAATCGGCGCGAGCAGGTCGTGCAGCAGCGCGGCCATCGCGTTTGCATGCGCGGCGTGACGCAGCCATGCGCCGTCCTCGAGCATCCCGACCCACGGCGCGGAGAGGAAGCGCATCTTCGAGCACAGTTGCCCGGCTTGCTTGCAACGCCACTCAAACTCATGCGCGAGTTCGCGGTTGAAGAACACCACGGCGTCGCCGACCGCCGTGCCGTTCTTCGTGCCGCCGAAGCACAAAACGTCCACGCCGGATTGCCACGTGATTTCCTTCGGCTGGCAGCCGAGCGACGCAACCGCGTTCGCGAAGCGCGCGCCGTCCATGTGCAGCTTGAGCCCGTGGTGCTTTGTCTTTGCCCAGATGGCCTTCAGTTCGTCGGGCGTGTAGACCGTGCCCAGTTCCGTCGCCTGCGTCACGCTCACGGCGCGGGGCTTCGGGTAATGGATGTCCGTGCGCTTCGTCACCATCCGCTCGATGCCGGCGGGGTCCATCTTGCCGCCCGCGCCGGGGACCTGCAGGACCTTCATCCCGTTCGAGAAAAACTCCGGTGCGCCGCACTCGTCGGTCTCCACATGCGCGGTCTCGTGGCAAAGGATGCTGTGGAAGGACTGCCCCATGGACGCGAGCGAGAGGGAGTTGGCGGCCGTGCCGTTGAACACGAAGAAGACTTCGCACGCCATGTCGAACACGCCGCGGATGAGGTCGCTTGCTTTCGCCGTCCAGTAATCGTCGCCGTAACTCTGCGTGTGGCCGCGGTTGGCGTGGTCGAGCGAGCGCCAAGCCTCGGGGCAGATGCCGGCGTAGTTGTCGCTGCCGAAGTGGCGCGGGCGGTCCGTCACGCGGCAAGGGTAAGGGTGTTCCCGCAGCGAAGGGAAGCCTCTTGGCGCAGGCGCGGCGGCTTGACGCGGCCGGTGGCTTCGGGTTTAACCACTCGCGTCCGCGATGCTGCCGTGCGGATGCTTCCAAAGGAACCATGACCACACTCCCACGACTCGCCGCCGTGCTTTGCACGCTGGCCATCGCCCCCCTGCCGCTGCGCGCCGCCGAGAAGGAGGACTCGCGCTTTACGAAAGGCCCGGCGAAGGTGCCGCTCAAGGATTACGCCGACGTGCAGGTGCCCGCGGGCTACCGCTTCGCCGACGGCGCGATGGTGCAGGAGATGATGCGCAGCAGCGGCGAGCCCGTGTCCGGCCGCGAGCTCGGTGCGATCTTCAGCGAGGCCGCGAAGTGGTTCGTGGTCTTTCTTTTTGACGAGGTGGGCTACGTCAAGGACGACGAGAAAAATCAGCTCGACGCCGACAAGCTGCTCAAGACCATCAAATCCAACAACGATGCCGGCAACGAATACCGCAAGAAGAACGGCGTCGCGCCGCTGAACATCATCGGCTGGGAGAAACAGCCCGCTTACGACGAGAAATCCCACAACCTCGAGTGGGCCATCCGCGCCGAGAGCGAGGGACGGCTCATCCTCAACTACAACGTGCGCGTGCTCGGACGCAAGGGCGTGATGGAAGTGATCCTCGTCGTCCCCCCGGAGCAACTCACCATCACGCTGCCCGCGTTTCGCACATTGCTCGAAGGCCACCAGTTCAAGCAGGGACAGCGATACGCCGAATACAAGTCCGGCGACAAGGTTGCCCAATACGGGCTCGCCGCGCTCGTCACCGGTGCGGGTGCCGCGGTCGCCGCCAAGCTCGGCTTCTTCGGCTGGCTTGCGCTCATGTTCAAGAAAGTGTGGAAACTCGTCGTGGTGGTCGTCGTTGCCATCGGCGCGTTCATCAAGCGGATCATTTTCGGCCGCGAACGAGAACTCGCGCCGCCGCCGCCGGGCAGCGCGTAGGTTTTGGGCGCCGGGTTGCGCGCATCGTGCCATCCTCCGACTCGCATCGCGCCGGGCGGAAGTTCCACGCTCCTTCACGATGAGCGAACAGCAAACACTTCTGCTCGTCCTCGCCCTGATTTACGGCGGCGAGTGCGCCTTCTGGCTCGGTCGCAACGATGTCCTTTTCTCCGCGTGGGTCGGCAAGGCATGGCGGTTTGGTGTCGGCGGCCCGCTGCTCCCGAACGACCGCGGTGGATTTCGCCTCGCGCCAATCCTGCCACCGCTCGGCACTTCGCTCGTGGCGCGGGTGATGCCGCTTTCGCTATCGCCCGACGGCGCGCTCGCGTGGACCGGCGTCAGCCTGCACCCGGACGGCCGGCCGCCGCAGCCGGGTGGTTTCGCGCGATTCGAGGACATGACGTTGATTGAGCGCGAGGGCCGAAAAGTTTTCCTCAACGGCGCGCTCTTCCTCAAGGCTCCCACCTCGCACCACGCCACGCACATCGCCCGCGAGCTGGCCGCGCAGTCGAAGCAGAGCCGCGAACAGCGGGCGGAGGCTCAGCGTGAATGGTTGCGGCGCCACTTCGACGCGGACCTGGTGAAGCGCCGGCTTGAGGAGGCGCGCATCTGGCAGCGCCGGTTGCGCTGCGCCGGGTTGGTGTTGTTCGCATCGCTGTTCGTGGCGTTGCCCGTGGCCATGGCGGTCGTGGGCCTGGCGCATTGCTGGCCCATCGTGCTCGCCGCGCTGCTTGTGCAGACCGGGACGCAGGCATTCCTGTTTGCGCGCGCACACCAATCGCTGTTTGGCGAGCGGCGCGATGCGGACACGTTCACGCACTTGCTCACGATGCTGGTCGCGCCGCCCGCCGCCGTCCGCGCACACGACTGTCTCACGATGAATCTCGGCGGCACCGCCCATCCGCTCGCAGTGGCCCGCGCCGTCTGCGGGCCCGGCGAGTTTCGGGCGCTCGCCGGGCTTGTGTTGCGCGACCTGGTGTATCCGCGGCTCCCTCAATTCTCGTCGAGCGACGAGGCGGCCGTCGCCACTG is part of the Verrucomicrobiota bacterium genome and encodes:
- a CDS encoding prepilin peptidase, with amino-acid sequence MTDASPFVALPKPFWAAVFFVFGAIVGSFLNVCIHRMPRGESLVFPGSHCPGCGYAIPWHQNIPLWSWLALGGRCANCQSPISARYMLVELLTAVLFAATWIAFGPAAPWIAVVSSVLIAGLIAATFIDFEHYIIPDEITFGGMAAGFILSAFVPGMHMLEHTAEAMKSSALGIGVGAGIIYAILRLGKLFFGRQHIGWQGDQRILFGESSLHLPAQEVPYEELFYRKSDAVRFRARTLEMVDRCYWNVDVALRQDRLHIGADTFDPETVLHLEATTGQVELPREAMGFGDVKFMAAIGAFLGPKAVIFCLMLSSVIGSIVGVTLILLRRQEWSSKLPYGPYIALAAVVWIFVRGHILEWLVRE
- a CDS encoding shikimate dehydrogenase — encoded protein: MLCGVAGPFLTPLRATTRFCAVFGHPVRHSASPAMQNAGLAALGLNWRYLACEVHPDHLAAAIEGAKAMRFIGLNLTLPHKLLALGMVDVLDESAKMWGAVNTIRFEALGADGRWMSLSEVAADDLTTLRSHGFNTDADALTRSLKEDLHCEPRGSRVLLLGAGGAGRAAAVKLAADGAAELFIANRTASKAEELAAEIRQRFPQTTVATGYPPGPVDLLINATSLGLRMVDAMPLDVTTFRVSRARAVYDMIYTPAETPLLAAAKAAGCRVANGFGMLLHQGARALEIWTGRPSPLDPMRRALKEQVYGS
- a CDS encoding S9 family peptidase, whose amino-acid sequence is MSVRTLQDSESQHEDDRNMIPALNSSRRAPPRAWLWLVPAVFAVCARADEKYRPAPAPIPAILDSPAPPIVALGPGRDRMLLLQRVRHPSLVEVAAPWKGLAGLRINPLNNGPVATHRAVSLTLKTIADGRERKVILPPNSRLSLPVWSPDGTQFAFLRFGTREVELWAGEVSTGAARRVKGVVVNAAHGESFQWMPDSQHILTQTIPATREKTPPAEPKVPAGPAVQEAAGKLAPVRTFQDLLASAHDEELFRYFCTAQLAVVNVKTAAITPLGKPGIYSSFEPSPDGQHVLVSRLRRPFSYQLPASAFPRSVEVWDRTGRLEHLLANLPLAEEVPIGGVLPGPRHYHWRPTAPATLVWVEALDGGDPRKRVPHRDRVLALKAPFTADPAELAKTETRFNGLIWGQRNYVALLREYSASRRWTKTWLLNPDDPDEEPRLLWNLSSQDRYKDPGSPLLRPLPSGHRVMRVHENCIYLIGSGASPEGERPFLDRLDLKSLQTERLFQCDDLHHETVVALVADDASKVITRRESPGNPPNYFLRTLPGTNALALTAFPDPAPQLRGIRKQIVTYQRADGVPLSFTLYLPPDYKPGTRMPTVVWAYPREFSDADTAGQVSGTANRFTTFSGISHLFLLTQGYVVLDGVSMPVVGKDKTANDTFVEQVVASAKAAVDKAVELGVTDPDRIGVGGHSYGAFMTANLLAHSDLFRAGIARSGAYNRTLTPFGFQNERRTLWESPEVYLKMSPFMHADKVNEPLLLIHGQDDNNPGTFPVQSERLFQAVKGHGGVARLVLLPFESHNYEARESVEHTLAEMTAWFDKHVKNAAPRAPAATEPTPGRID
- a CDS encoding Gfo/Idh/MocA family oxidoreductase; the encoded protein is MSHIILPQPAAPLTRRGFLKSTSAAAGAAALTTMPVERFAHAASPGDTIKVALIGMGGRGSGAADQALRTGESVKLVAVADVHEDRMKGSLAGLQRSHKDKVQVKDENQFLGFDAYKKAIALADLVILATPPGFRPMQFEEAVRQGKHVFMEKPVCVDAPGFRKVMAAAQEAKQKKLKVGVGLQRHHQLGYLETMKRLHDGQIGDIVAMRAYWNGNTPWVKPRSVRIGNDRPLEEIYGRKLTEMEYQLRNWYYFVWLCGDHICEQHIHNLDVINWVKKGHPVRARGNGGCETRKGKDYGEIFDHHVVEYFYEDGSVCFSQCRHQLGCWNEVGEYAIGTKGRSDIHRHIILGQNPWRHQGGGKDAYQQEHDDLFDAIRNDKPFNEAEYGAVSSMTAVLGRMATYSGKEITWDAAVASDIDTMVPGIDKVSFADALKLNPPTMPLPEGGYPLPVPGRTDVLRAPKPAATKSA
- a CDS encoding FAD:protein FMN transferase — encoded protein: MRRRAFIALLGAGGAGACFASQSPRLVRHEYEQPQMGVPFRIVLYASDEPHALTAVRAAFDRIAQINAALSDYEEDSELSRLSRSSGSGTLVRISEDLWRVLDRAQRVARASDGAFDVTCGPLVHLWRRARRQRALPEPAKLEEARRATGFAKLSLADKPRGARLVTPGMRLDLGGIAKGFAADEAMKALRAHGVTRALVSGGGDMAVGDAPPGRSGWRVELAAHDAPGAPATEFIELEDCGFATSGDLFQHVEISGRRYSHIVDPRTGIGLTDHSLVFVIAPDAMRADSLSTAVSVLGPVAGLKLVARTSGAEARIVRKPLDRIETAESPGFARYRAWK
- a CDS encoding low specificity L-threonine aldolase, with protein sequence MTDRPRHFGSDNYAGICPEAWRSLDHANRGHTQSYGDDYWTAKASDLIRGVFDMACEVFFVFNGTAANSLSLASMGQSFHSILCHETAHVETDECGAPEFFSNGMKVLQVPGAGGKMDPAGIERMVTKRTDIHYPKPRAVSVTQATELGTVYTPDELKAIWAKTKHHGLKLHMDGARFANAVASLGCQPKEITWQSGVDVLCFGGTKNGTAVGDAVVFFNRELAHEFEWRCKQAGQLCSKMRFLSAPWVGMLEDGAWLRHAAHANAMAALLHDLLAPIAEVRILFPRQANAVFADLPPFVIAALRKAGWKFYTFIGQGGCRLMCAWDTTEQDVRDFVSDLKRLLLEAPPDIPAVSTDHRKL
- a CDS encoding DUF2167 domain-containing protein; protein product: MTTLPRLAAVLCTLAIAPLPLRAAEKEDSRFTKGPAKVPLKDYADVQVPAGYRFADGAMVQEMMRSSGEPVSGRELGAIFSEAAKWFVVFLFDEVGYVKDDEKNQLDADKLLKTIKSNNDAGNEYRKKNGVAPLNIIGWEKQPAYDEKSHNLEWAIRAESEGRLILNYNVRVLGRKGVMEVILVVPPEQLTITLPAFRTLLEGHQFKQGQRYAEYKSGDKVAQYGLAALVTGAGAAVAAKLGFFGWLALMFKKVWKLVVVVVVAIGAFIKRIIFGRERELAPPPPGSA